The DNA region CCGGCGATTCCTACACCATTGCCCCGGGCCATGACGCCTGGGTGGAGGGCGACGACCTGTACGTCGCAGTGGAGTTCGAGAGCTTGAAGGACTACGCCAAGGAGGCGTAGGTCCGAGCCTGCCCCGCGCCCGTCCCTACGACTCCGGGAGGGCGTGGGGCAGGCCCAGCTCCCGGGCGATCAGCATCCGCTGCACCTCCGAGGTGCCCTCGCCGATCTCCAGGATCTTGGCGTCCCGGAAGTGGCGGGCCACCGGGAACTCCTCGATGAAGCCGTAGCCGCCGTGGATCTGCACCGCCTCCCGGGCAGAGTCCATGGCCACCTCGGAGGCGAACAGCTTCGCCATCGACGCCTCGAGCTTGAAGCGGCGGCCCTGCGAGCGCAGCCAGGCGGCCTTGTAGACCTGGTCCCGGGCCGCGGCGATGCGGGTCGCCATGTCGGCCAGCTTGAACTGCACCGCCTGGTAGGCCCCGATCTCCTGCCCGAAGGCGGTGCGCTGCCGGGCGTAGCGCACACTCTCGTCCAGGCAGCCCTGGGCCAGGCCGACGGCGAGGGAGGCGATCGCCACCCGGCCACTGTCGAGGATCTGCAGGAACTGGCGGTACCCGGCCCCCTTCGGGCCGACGAGGTTCCCCAGGGGGACCCGGCACCCGTCGAAGGCCAGCTCACGGGTGTCGGACGCCCGCCAGCCCAGCTTGCGGTACTCCCGCCCGACCGTGAAGCCGGGCGTGCCGTGCTCGACGCAGAGGGTGCTGATCTCCTTGCCCCGCTCGGTGCGCCCGGTGGCGGCGGCGACGGTCACCACCCGGGACAGGGGCGTCCCGGCGTTGGTGATGAAGGCTTTCGAGCCGTCGATCACCCACTCCTCGCCCTCCCGGCGGGCGGTGGTGCGCAAGGCCCCGACGTCCGAGCCCCCCGACGCCTCCGTGAGCCCGAAGGCGCCCAGGACCTCGCCGGCGGCCATCGGGGGCAGCCAGCGCTGGCGCTGCTCCTCATTGCCGAACAGGGCGAACGGCATGGCACCGAGACCGACCCCGGCCGACAGCGTGATCGCCACCGAGGAGTCCACCCGGGCCAGCTCCTCGATGGCAACACACAGGGTGATGAACTCGGCCCCCGCCCCGCCGTAGGCCTCGGGCAGCACGAGCCCGAAGAGGCCGAGCGAGCCCATCTGGCGCACGATCTCGAGCGGGAACTCGCCCCGTGCGTCGTAGCCGGCCGCCGCCGGCGCGACCACCTCGGCGGCAAAGGTGCGCACCAGTCCCCGCAGCTCGGCCGCCTCCTCGGGCAGGTCGAAGTCCACGGATCAGGGGGCCCTGGGGGCCTGGCCAGCCAGCGACAGCACGCCGGGTGGTGGGTTGGCCAGCGTGCAGGACAGCGTGAGGTGGCCGGGGGTCAGCGTGATGGCCGGCGTGCAGGTGGCAAAGGGGGCCTTCGAGAAGGTGAGCGAGGCGCTGAGGCCCGGCACCCCGCTCCCCACCACCATGAACGACAGGGTGCCCGGGGACTGGAGGGCGAAGCGCCCGGTCACCGATGTCACCGGGTTGTGCAGTGTGACGGTGCCCACCCCGAACGTGAACGAAAGGCCGGGCCGGAGCACGCTCGAGGCCTCGACGTCGGTGATGGTCGCCACGATCGTCAGGTGCTCGACCCGGGAGACATGCACGCGGCTTCCTACCAGCGAGCCGAGGCGCAGGTGGACGCTGTTGGCGGTGACGGTCACCGAGTCGGCGGTGATGACGCCGAGCGCCACGGTGCGGGCCGTCACCTTCACCGAGTCGATCGTCTGCCCGAGCACCAGGCGGGGGAGCAGCGGGAAGCTGACGCTGGTCTGGACGCCGATGGCCGTCGGGTCGGCCGCCTTCACCCGGGCGGTCAGGTCGCTCTGGATGAGCACCCGGGATGCCCCCTCGCCCACCACGAGGAGCAGGACCACGACGATGACGATCGTCCGGATCCGCATCACGGCGCACCCGCCGGCCGGAAGTAGGCGACGTCGGTGATCCCGCCCTTGCGGTCGGCCGGGTCAGCCAGCACCGCCTCGACCGCCGACCCGATGGCCCAGGGGTGGCCGGCGGGGGCCAGCCGGTGGACGAGGACCGTGTCGGCGCCATCGAGGCGGACGAGGCCCACCGCCTCGGGTGCCCCGAGCTCAGATCCGTCGAGAGCGCGGCGCACCAGGGTGAACGACTCCAGCCGGCCCCCAGGTCCCACCTCCACCTCCTCGTCAGTTGCCGCAAAGCAGCGGGGGCAGAAGGCCGCCGGCGGGCAGGCCACGATGCCGCACGCCGGGCAGTGGGTCGCCAAGAAGATCCCCCGCTCCCACAATGCCCGGAAGAAGCGCTCCCCGGCAAGCCCGGCGGTGTAGCGGTGGGCGATGGGCAGGTGCCCGGGGACGAGCGTCATCGGGCACCGGCTGCAGGAACCGTGCCGAGGGGAGCCCAGTGGACGATGTCGAGCACCGAGCCCTGCCGCTCCGCCCGGGGGCGCCATACAGCGGCGACCGGCATCCCGAGCCGGGCCTCCCCGGCGGCGATGCCTCCCAGCCGGTGCAGGAGCGCCGCCCCGGGGGCCAGCTCGATGACCGCCGGCAGCTCGGGCTCGGTAAGCGGCCGGAGGTCCCAGGCAACGGAGCACACCGAGAACGAGCGGACCGTCCCGGTGGCGGGGAGCTCGACGAAGGCATCCACCGGCCGGAAGCACTCTTCGCAGAACATGCGGGGGGGCAGGAGCACCCGGCCGCACCCCCGGCAGGCGGTGCCCATGATGCGGCCCTGGCGCAGGCCGTGGAGGAACTCGCCGATGGCCATCCCGGCATCCCAGGCGTACTCCGCCCGGATGTGGTGCTCGACGGCGACAACACCGCCGGCCAGCTGGGCGGCCGACAGGGCGGTGAGCGGGACCGGGGGGCGCATCAGACCCCCAGCACGATCACGGAGGCGACCTGCATGAGATCGCCCCACCCCTGGGCCAGGCCGCGCTCCGGCGTGCCCGGGACCTGGCGGGCGCCCGCCTCGCCCCGCAGCTGCCAGTACAGCTCGGCCACCTTCATCAGCCCGGCGGCCGCGATGGGGTTGCCCACCCCCATGAGGCCCCCGGAGGGGCAGGAGGGGAGGTCGCCGTCTCGGTCCAGCACCCCGTCCCGGGCGGCCTCGGGGGCCTGCCCGGGCTCGAAGAGCAGCAGGCCCTCCAGGTGGTGCAGCTCCTTGTAGTCGAAGGGGTCGTGGGGCTCCACCAGATGGATCTGGCGGCGGGGCTCGGTGATTCCGGCCATCCCGTAGGCCATGCGGGCGGCCCGCTCCACGTAGCCCGGGTAGGAGAGGTCCCGCTGCGTCCAGTAGGCGGAGTCCAGCTGCCACCCGGTGCCCTCCACCCAGACCGGGCGGTCGCACAGCCGGCGGGCCTCACCCTCGGCCGCCATGACCACGGCCACCGCCCCGTCGGTCACCGGCGACACGTCCAGGCGCTGCACCGGCCAGGCCAGGACCTCGGAGCCCAGGACGTCCTCGATGGTGATGGACTTCTGGCCCAGCTGGGCGGCCGGGTGGTCGGCGGCGTTGCGCTTGTTCTTCACCGCCACCCGGGCGATGTCGGCCTTCTCCAGCCCCCAGCGCTCCATGTAGGCCTGCATCTCGAGGGCGAAGATCCACAGCAGGTTGGGCCCCAGCGGGCGCTCGACGAGGTTGTCGAACATGGTGAGGAACACGCCCTGGGCGTTGGGGATGGTGGGCGACATCTTCTCTTCGGCCACCACCAGCACCCGGTCGAACATGCCGCTGGCCACGTGGTACCAGCCCTGGATGGCGCACATCACGCCCGTGCCCCCGCCCACGCAGCACCGGATCACCGGCTTGTTCCAGCCCCCGGCCCCGTCGGCCACGTACTCGCCCTTCATGTGCACGCCGTCGAAGGCGTCCAGGCCGCCCCCGATGCACACGGCGTCGATGTCGGCCAGGGTGAGCCCGGCGTCGTCCAGGGCGGCGGAGGCGGCCTTCCAGGCCAGCTCCTTGCCGGTCTCCAACGCCCGGCGGACGAAGCACGTCATGCCCGCACCGATGATGCCGACCCGCTCCCCCATGCCGCTAGTCCACCCGGAGGAGCGCGGCGGCCCCGCTGTCGGTCGGCACCCCCCGCCAGGACTGCACCAGGCCCACCCGGGCGCCGGGCACCTGGCAGCCGCCCGCCTCGCCCCGGAGCTGGGCGACGATCTCGGCCACCCGGGCAAGCCCGTTGGCCTCGAAGGCATTGCCCCGGCCGAGGGTGCCGCCTGAGGGGTTGATGGGGGTCGTGGCAGGCAGGTCCAGGGCCCGGGCGTGCTGCAGTTGTTTGTAGCTGAAGGTGTCGTCGATCTCGGCCACATCGACATCGGCCGGGCTGGAGCCGGCCTGGCGGTATGCCCGCTCGGCGGCGCGGCGCACGCAACCGGCCTCGCGGTGGTCACCGCCGCCGCCCCACGTGCGCTGCGACAGCGACGGGGAGCCCGTGGCCCAGCCGATCCCGGCCACCCAGACCGGCCGGGCGGTGAGGCGGCGGGCGGGCTCCTCAGCCGCCAGGACGGCGACCACTGCCCCGTCGGCGGGGGCGGCGACGTCCAGCTCCCGCACCGGATCGGCCACCATCGGCGATGACGCCACCTCGCCGGGTGTCAGCTTCCGGCCGTAGGCCGCCCGCGGATTGTCCAGGGCGCGGGTCCGGTTGGTGGCCGCCACCTCGGCACAGGCCTCGGGGGTCGCCCCGGAGTCGGCCAGGAACCGGCGCATCTCCAGGCCGGCGACGAACCAGGGATGGAGACCGAGAGGGCGCTCGTAGATGGGGTCCAGGGCGAAGGCGATGATGTCGGCCAACGACCGGATGTCGGAGGCCTTGGCGTGGGCTTCGACTGCCACCACCCGGGCGGCGCCCGACCGGATGAGCATGACGCCGGTGGCCAGGGCGACCAGGCCGTCGGCGGCCACCGTGTGCACGGGGCGGAGGGCGCCGCCGATCTGGTCGGGCACGTAGCAATCGAAGATGGCGGTGCCCTCGAGGAAATCCTCCGAGGCGCAGACGAAGGAATCGACGCCGGTCCGGGGGTCGAGCCCGGCGGCCTGGTAGGCCAGCGTGGCGGCCTCGAAGGTCAGCTCCTTGTAGGAGATGCCCGGGCTGAGCGGGGAGAACCCCACGTGGCCGACCGCCACGATCCCGACACGCTCCACGAGGCCCGATCCTACCGTCATCCCGGCAGCCGCCGGTCCCATCGGCCGGCCGCGGGCACTCTCGGGAGCTGGAGGCGTCCAGTAGGATCCCCCCGAACTCGTCGGGTGCCAACCTCGGGAAAGCATTGGCACATTCGGAGGAGAGGAGAACAGCGGTGGGCGACCTCAGCGGCCAGGACCTCCGGGGCGAGAACCTGCGGGGGCGGGTCCTTCGGGAGACCGATCTGAGCGGGTCCAATCTCAGCGGCCAGTCGTTGAACGACCTCGACCTGTCGGGGGCCAACCTGTCGGGGGCCGACCTCTCCGGGGCGGTGCTCTCCCGGGTGGACCTGTCGGGCGCGAACCTGTCGGGCGCCGATCTGAGCGAGGCCGACCTCAGCGGGGCCGACCTGACCGGCGTGGACCTCACCGGCGCCAACCTGCGCGACGCCAACCTGTCCCGTGCCGACCTGAACGGGGCCACCCTCGCCGACGCCGACCTCACCATGACCGACTTTTCCGGCTCGGACCTCGGCGGGGCGGAGGGGCTCACCGACGACCAGCTGGCCGCAGCCAACGTCGACAGCAACACCCGCTTGCCGTAGCGCGCAGCCGGACCGTGCCCCCCGCCGACAGCGCCGCCATCACGCCCATCGGGAGGCTGCTGGTGGCCAACCGCGGGGAGATCGCGGTGCGGATCTTCCGGGCATGCCGGGAGCTGGGCATCGCCTCGGCGGCCATCTACTCCGAGATCGACCGGGACGCCTTCCACCTCGGCTTCGCCGACGAGTCCTATTTCGTGGGCGACACTCCCCCGGCGGACAGCTACCTCAACATCGAGCACATCCTGGACGCCGCCGCCCGGGCGGGGGCCGACGCCATCCACCCGGGGTACGGGTTCCTGGCGGAGAACCCCACCTTCGCCCAGGCCGTGATCGATGCCGGGTTCATCTGGGTCGGCCCGCCCCCCGCCGCAGTGGCGGCGATGGGCGACAAGGTCGCCGCCCGGCGGGTGGCGCAGGCCGCCGGCGTCCCCACCGTGCCGGGCACGATGGACCCCGCCGCCGGGCCCGAGGACATCGTCGCCTTCGGCGCCGAACACGGCTGGCCGGTGGCGGTCAAGGCGATCCACGGCGGCGGGGGGCGGGGGTTCCGCGTGGTGCGCGCCCCGGCCGACGCCGAGCAGGCTTTCCACAGCGCCGCCCGGGAGGCGGGCCTGGCGTTCGGCAACCGGGACGTGTACCTGGAGCGCTACCTGGACCAGCCCCGCCACATCGAGATCCAGGTGCTGGGCGACGCCCACGGCACGATCGTGCACCTCGGCGAGCGGGAGTGCTCCTTGCAGCGCCGGCACCAGAAGCTGGTGGAGGAGTGCCCGTCACCGGTGGTCGAACCCGCCACCCGGCAGGCGATGGGCGCCGCCGCGGTCCAGCTGTGCCATACCGCCGGCTACTACTCGGCGGGCACCGCCGAGTTCCTGCTGGAGCAG from Actinomycetota bacterium includes:
- a CDS encoding acyl-CoA dehydrogenase family protein, with protein sequence MDFDLPEEAAELRGLVRTFAAEVVAPAAAGYDARGEFPLEIVRQMGSLGLFGLVLPEAYGGAGAEFITLCVAIEELARVDSSVAITLSAGVGLGAMPFALFGNEEQRQRWLPPMAAGEVLGAFGLTEASGGSDVGALRTTARREGEEWVIDGSKAFITNAGTPLSRVVTVAAATGRTERGKEISTLCVEHGTPGFTVGREYRKLGWRASDTRELAFDGCRVPLGNLVGPKGAGYRQFLQILDSGRVAIASLAVGLAQGCLDESVRYARQRTAFGQEIGAYQAVQFKLADMATRIAAARDQVYKAAWLRSQGRRFKLEASMAKLFASEVAMDSAREAVQIHGGYGFIEEFPVARHFRDAKILEIGEGTSEVQRMLIARELGLPHALPES
- a CDS encoding Zn-ribbon domain-containing OB-fold protein, with the protein product MTLVPGHLPIAHRYTAGLAGERFFRALWERGIFLATHCPACGIVACPPAAFCPRCFAATDEEVEVGPGGRLESFTLVRRALDGSELGAPEAVGLVRLDGADTVLVHRLAPAGHPWAIGSAVEAVLADPADRKGGITDVAYFRPAGAP
- a CDS encoding Zn-ribbon domain-containing OB-fold protein; the protein is MRPPVPLTALSAAQLAGGVVAVEHHIRAEYAWDAGMAIGEFLHGLRQGRIMGTACRGCGRVLLPPRMFCEECFRPVDAFVELPATGTVRSFSVCSVAWDLRPLTEPELPAVIELAPGAALLHRLGGIAAGEARLGMPVAAVWRPRAERQGSVLDIVHWAPLGTVPAAGAR
- a CDS encoding thiolase domain-containing protein, which gives rise to MGERVGIIGAGMTCFVRRALETGKELAWKAASAALDDAGLTLADIDAVCIGGGLDAFDGVHMKGEYVADGAGGWNKPVIRCCVGGGTGVMCAIQGWYHVASGMFDRVLVVAEEKMSPTIPNAQGVFLTMFDNLVERPLGPNLLWIFALEMQAYMERWGLEKADIARVAVKNKRNAADHPAAQLGQKSITIEDVLGSEVLAWPVQRLDVSPVTDGAVAVVMAAEGEARRLCDRPVWVEGTGWQLDSAYWTQRDLSYPGYVERAARMAYGMAGITEPRRQIHLVEPHDPFDYKELHHLEGLLLFEPGQAPEAARDGVLDRDGDLPSCPSGGLMGVGNPIAAAGLMKVAELYWQLRGEAGARQVPGTPERGLAQGWGDLMQVASVIVLGV
- a CDS encoding pentapeptide repeat-containing protein produces the protein MGDLSGQDLRGENLRGRVLRETDLSGSNLSGQSLNDLDLSGANLSGADLSGAVLSRVDLSGANLSGADLSEADLSGADLTGVDLTGANLRDANLSRADLNGATLADADLTMTDFSGSDLGGAEGLTDDQLAAANVDSNTRLP